A part of Astatotilapia calliptera chromosome 15, fAstCal1.2, whole genome shotgun sequence genomic DNA contains:
- the kif26bb gene encoding kinesin-like protein KIF26A isoform X3: MSSLTGRGREGFPASIRGGLWSAEVQHHFETAGKDRQPKERPSPVGAGGSRGDPYRNMCQRADDVPSYKSLPGSVGDRIRTTMSFRTICRGGSMSANPGFGRSDRKVARCEKCSATLVALKKQALSLAVHHHFSCKDLSDLSAFLHENLRVHSRSTTDFRERDQGECGACGTNLYQLKQEAIHVALSRGQALAKPSFEASLSTGSLFGQIEAKRGDRASREALDQSHTPQSPRSPRTPQRTPQTLRRRGPKLPNPDMGRWVEEQQQLVAFKSASRANGVTTNPYRQATDDAYQSCRDVGAVQTTSKIPHISRVVSIANTAAMSFLTRAAEKLSLTLRKKGHASDPAPSQLSTCFREIIQKNPPPVPTCLLQAATRTKDSPSVGKVKVVLRVNPSLSESQGQPPVLRIDPSKKRVTIVEPVTKSHQRATMTLGRDGKSQLKTFTFDSAYPQESSQAEVCAGVLADVIRCVLSGSDACVLGLGCADVGSWSSMVGSGENIGKLGLIPCAISWLYSAIERRRERTWTDLSVSVSAIELCCGEEDTLRDLLGEVVPSLGSIHDSPKAHIKLQEDPVYGVQLHKHNRVKAPTAERAASLLDAAVAARRHSDFITYLCDSSIMFFTLHVQPPRTESSTIGKGSRGATKLTMIDVCSGMRGVNKNKPPHSELGPIVLSLLSGQKSTANKIGKLTLLLRESLGHTNCHTTVIAQIMDSLTHLQENFSTIQLASRFRRTQKRTKQSTSCSPCARSLTREKKGLQSFSLRAFHSTDEVDVDIRPFRLRDELDERSSSEQSCDTVIQIDSDGSVHPRSAPRQAQPEFVPIIPSLHPNKADLDDPEFAALLQELLRIPQLQVEKTTESALLGQTDVLKGERKQPERDCLKCDTFAQLQERLGCIDGSEMTMDVLRSSLKGACLNNVTVKSQHPEESVKRADTEAPQTLLNKGLSCSQTSAGEKQTDGAGDSFQREDSGLYDCEECSATSSSEELLNQTLGLNATCRSEPSNTRTLKSGNGVSSKRFNVDAKVTAGASSLALEPSHKQDRAETADWFKTDKRTSPVGKSSPISPSSTCSSSHSLAKSVVLGDVLNSHPKQDVKEMKATITVTVQQPLDLKGQDELVFSMVEEVTISGAYDRARTGGNIICIRDGAHSQAHAEVSASSQPIQIISNVSEESAAPGSSGAPESSAAHPAGTEKSQHQVRREKRVLPSFINPMLINTDLDCDLDCAKDNESHCETLAGVRSESESIRNTARCSEHREVLQEKCAPVASQKHVKKTDKSCSQMSYEPVVLEHLSFCNKPSDNKTCEQTNTDKAHPRDRGHVYSSNTAELSEGTEITCRDTPKRTGESPGCQETILCSYSTGSLPRAWQSAKHQDAHLVDSRGLTSSTPCSPRVTLERRKARQHSPTNHNLYISSPQRYGTDFKQDPGATFRKGIGSVIDKSTSAVKRDNTSRRLRSPMEESGRLFSAKLQQLARRTSSLGRIPRDFPALERGGSNASVSSRGSSRGSTEGACKSGYKGNFEGDCTFPRASRSPRKNPRSEHHFFPSENPATQSSRHIHSKLSAVGKLKTSSPKVRRSSAPSIKNPGVSHKTLQDSINHSASLSPDSKTVSHERTSSFFPSSPPRSHRSISRTPSQSSTSSSTKSAIQGFVNGRLSDFLKERAPSPTTGGSDQTTSLPSPYSQLTSPRMPDHLSGHASDTTSVLSGDLPPAMGKTSLHFSNRNSLVSSGYDSMVRDSEATGSSTSARDSVSDRSGSLLSAARSGRPSRRRGGTGTQQRHLSHDSPLTLRRSASGLRSRWMDQGIPEAYEIKVYEIDNVQRMQERAGAHMLQRQAEAPGAPSAEDLRSPSQIQQPEERAGAGQTPPHAGARHVEPRVRPMADVRGGLPGASGST; the protein is encoded by the exons ATGtcatctctgactggaagaggaagagaggggTTTCCAGCCTCGATCAGAGGAGGTCTCTGG AGCGCAGAAGTGCAGCATCACTTTGAGACCGCAGGGAAGGACCGCCAGCCCAAGGAGCGCCCCTCTCCTGTGGGTGCCGGAGGGTCCAGGGGCGACCCATATCGGAATATGTGCCAGAGAGCAGACGATGTCCCGTCTTACAAGTCCCTCCCTGGATCTGTAGGAGACCGCATCCGGACAACCATGTCCTTTAGGACTATATGTAGAGGAGGCTCCATGTCGGCGAATCCCGGCTTTGGGAGGTCCGATCGGAAAGTTGCTCGTTGCGAGAAGTGCTCAGCGACCCTTGTTGCTCTGAAGAAACAAGCCCTTAGCCTGGCTGTTCACCATCACTTCTCCTGCAAG GACTTGAGTGACCTGTCGGCATTTCTTCATGAAAACCTCCGGGTCCATAGTCGGTCCACCACGGACTTCAGAGAAAGAGACCAGGGGGAGTGTGGAGCCTGCGGTACAAACCTGTACCAGCTCAAGCAAGAGGCCATCCATGTGGCTCTGAGCCGGGGTCAGGCATTAGCCAAGCCTTCTTTTGAAGCCAGCCTCAGCACTGGCTCACTGTTTGGACAAATTGAAGCAAAGCGAGGAGACAGGGCTTCGAGGGAGGCTCTGGATCAAAGCCACACTCCTCAGAGCCCACGCAGCCCCAGGACGCCTCAAAGGACCCCACAGACCCTCAGACGAAGGGGGCCCAAGCTCCCCAACCCTGATATGGGCCGCtgggtggaggagcagcagcagctggtggCTTTTAAATCTGCATCCAGAGCTAATGGTGTCACCACAAACCCTTACCGTCAG GCTACAGATGATGCCTATCAGAGCTGCAGGGATGTCGGGGCTGTACAGACCACCTCTAAGATCCCGCACATATCCAGAGTGGTGTCCATCGCCAACACTGCAGCTATGTCCTTTCTGACTAG GGCAGCTGAGAAGCTCAGCCTGACACTGAGGAAAAAGGGCCATGCTTCTGATCCAGCTCCCTCTCAACTCTCCACCTGCTTCAGGGAAATCATCCAGAAAAACCCACCGCCCGTCCCCACCTGCCTGCTGCAAGCTGCCACTAGAACCAAGGACTCGCCCAGCGTTGGCAAG GTGAAAGTCGTGCTGAGGGTGAACCCATCGCTGTCAGAGAGCCAAGGCCAACCACCTGTTCTCCGGATCGACCCGTCCAAGAAGAGAGTAACCATAGTGGAGCCGGTCACCAAAAGCCATCAGCGTGCTACCATGACACTGGGCAGGGATGGCAAAAGTCAGCTGAAGACCTTCACCTTTGACAGTGCATATCCTCAGGAGTCAAGCCAG GCCGAGGTGTGTGCAGGCGTCTTGGCTGATGTCATCCGCTGTGTGCTCAGCGGCAGCGATGCCTGTGTCCTGGGCTTGGGTTGTGCTGATGTGG GGTCCTGGTCCAGCATGGTGGGCAGTGGTGAGAACATTGGGAAGCTCGGCTTGATTCCTTGTGCCATCTCCTGGCTGTACAGCGCCATCGAGCGCCGCAGAGAGAGGACGTGGACCGATCTCAGTGTGTCAGTGTCTGCTATCGAACTGTGCTGCGGAGAGGAGGACACGCTGAGGGATCTGCTGGGGGAAGTTGTTCCATCATTAGGCAGCATCCACGACAGCCCGAAAGCCCACATTAAACTCCAGGAGGACCCAGTCTACGGAGTCCAG cTACACAAGCACAACCGGGTGAAGGCCCCCACTGCCGAGCGGGCTGCTTCCCTCCTGGATGCAGCCGTCGCAGCACGTCGGCACAGTGACTTTATTACGTACCTGTGTGACAGCTCCATCATGTTCTTCACCCTTCACGTGCAGCCTCCACGTACGGAGAGCAGCACCATTGGAAAAG GTTCCCGCGGCGCCACCAAGTTGACCATGATAGACGTGTGTAGTGGTATGAGGGGTGTcaacaaaaataaacccccCCATTCTGAGCTGGGCCCAATCGTCCTGTCTCTTCTAAGTGGACAGAAAAGCACCGCAAACAA GATTGGGAAGTTGACGTTGCTCCTTCGAGAGTCCCTGGGCCACACAAATTGCCACACTACAGTAATTGCTCAAATCATGGATTCTTTGACACACCTTCAAGAGAACTTCTCTACCATCCAGCTTGCTTCTCGTTTTCGCAGGACACAGAAGAGGACGAAG CAGTCTACCTCATGTTCTCCTTGTGCGAGGAGTCTgactagagaaaaaaaagggctgCAGTCGTTCTCCCTGCGGGCGTTCCACTCTACCGATGAGGTAGACGTCGACATCCGTCCTTTTCGCCTGCGTGATGAACTGGATGAACGCTCCAGTAGTGAACAGTCTTGCGACACAGTCATCCAGATAGACTCAGACGGCTCAGTCCACCCCAGATCAGCCCCGAGGCAGGCGCAGCCCGAGTTTGTACCAATCATACCGTCTTTGCACCCTAACAAGGCGGACTTGGACGACCCAGAGTTTGCTGCTCTCCTCCAGGAGCTTCTGAGAATTCCTCAGCTGCAAGTAGAAAAGACGACAGAGTCAGCTCTTCTGGGGCAAACCGACGTTTTGAAAGGAGAAAGGAAGCAACCAGAGAGGGACTGTCTCAAATGTGACACGTTTGCTCAACTTCAAGAACGTCTGGGGTGCATCGATGGAAGTGAAATGACCATGGATGTGCTCAGATCTTCCTTAAAAGGTGCCTGTTTAAATAATGTCACTGTTAAGTCACAGCACCCGGAGGAATCTGTAAAACGCGCAGACACTGAAGCTCCACAGACACTGCTGAATAAGGGGCTGAGCTGCAGTCAGACCTCTGCTGGAGAAAAGCAAACAGACGGTGCTGGAGACAGTTTTCAGAGAGAAGATTCGGGTTTGTACGACTGTGAGGAGTGTAGTGCCACCAGTTCCAGCGAGGAACTGCTCAATCAAACTCTGGGTCTGAACGCGACCTGCCGCTCTGAGCCTTCTAACACCAGGACTCTTAAGTCAGGTAATGGGGTTTCTTCCAAGCGCTTTAATGTGGATGCAAAGGTCACGGCAGGGGCCAGTTCTCTTGCACTTGAACCTTCACACAAACAGGACAGAGCTGAAACTGCTGATTGgttcaaaacagacaaaaggacCTCACCAGTTGGCAAAAGCTCCCCCATATCTCCTTCTTCTACGTGCTCCTCTTCACACTCCCTGGCTAAAAGTGTTGTACTCGGAGACGTCCTAAACAGTCACCCCAAACAGGATGTTAAGGAAATGAAAGCCACGATCACAGTGACCGTTCAGCAGCCGCTGGACTTAAAAGGTCAAGATGAGCTGGTTTTCTCTATGGTAGAAGAGGTGACCATCAGTGGAGCGTACGACAGAGCAAGGACAGGTGGAAATATTATTTGCATCAGAGACGGAGCTCATTCACAGGCACACGCTGAAGTCTCGGCTAGTTCTCAGCCAATCCAGATAATCAGCAACGTCAGCGAGGAATCTGCAGCTCCAGGCTCCTCTGGTGCTCCCGAAAGCTCTGCTGCTCATCCTGCTGGCACTGAAAAGTCCCAGCATCAAGTCAGAAGGGAGAAAAGGGTGTTGCCTTCATTTATTAACCCCATGTTGATTAATACAGACTTGGATTGTGACTTGGATTGTGCCAAAGACAACGAAAGTCACTGTGAAACTTTAGCAGGAGTCAGGTCAGAATCAGAGTCCATTAGAAATACAGCTCGATGTTCAGAACACAGGGAGGTCCTTCAGGAGAAGTGTGCACCTGTGGCTTCTCAGAAACACGTCAAAAAGACTGACAAGTCTTGTAGCCAAATGTCTTATGAGCCAGTCGTCTTAGAACATTTGAGTTTTTGTAATAAACCTTCAGACAACAAAACGTGTGagcagacaaacacagacaaggCCCACCCCAGAGACCGTGGGCATGTTTACTCCTCGAACACTGCAGAGCTTTCAGAGGGGACTGAGATCACATGCAGAGATACACCCAAGAGGACTGGTGAGTCACCTGGTTGCCAAGAAACCATCCTTTGCTCCTATTCAACAGGTAGCTTACCTCGAGCATGGCAAAGTGCCAAACACCAGGATGCCCACCTCGTAGACTCAAGGGGGCTGACATCATCCACTCCCTGCAGCCCAAGGGTAACTCTCGAGAGGAGGAAGGCGAGGCAGCACTCCCCTACTAACCACAACCTCTATATTTCCTCTCCTCAAAGATATGGAACAGACTTCAAACAGGATCCTGGTGCTACTTTCAGGAAGGGTATTGGATCTGTGATTGATAAATCCACTTCAGCAGTAAAACGTGATAATACAAGCAGGAGGCTCAGGTCACCGATGGAGGAGAGTGGCAGGCTTTTCAGTGCCAAACTACAGCAGCTGGCTAGACGGACGAGCTCTCTCGGGCGGATCCCAAGAGACTTTCCAGCCCTAGAAAGAGGCGGCAGCAACGCTTCTGTGAGCTCCAGGGGAAGCTCCAGGGGAAGTACTGAAGGAGCTTGTAAGTCTGGCTATAAAGGCAATTTTGAGGGAGATTGTACCTTTCCGAGGGCCAGCAGGAGCCCGAGGAAAAATCCTCGGTCTGAACATCATTTTTTCCCGTCTGAAAACCCTGCGACTCAGTCTTCTAGGCATATCCACTCCAAGCTTTCTGCTGTGGGAAAGCTCAAGACGTCTAGCCCCAAAGTCCGTCGATCGTCAGCTCCTAGCATCAAGAACCCCGGCGTCTCCCACAAAACCCTGCAGGACTCCATCAATCATAGTGCCAGTCTGTCTCCAGACAGTAAAACAGTCAGCCACGAACGCACATCCTCCTTTTTCCCCTCTTCCCCTCCACGGTCTCATCGCTCTATCAGCCGGACTCCAAGCCAGAGCTCCACATCCTCATCCACAAAATCTGCCATTCAGGGATTTGTTAACGGTCGCCTCTCAGACTTTCTCAAGGAGAGGGCCCCCAGTCCCACTACAGGAGGATCGGACCAAACGACCTCACTGCCCTCCCCGTACAGTCAACTGACATCTCCCCGCATGCCCGATCACCTGAGTGGGCACGCAAGTGACACCACCAGCGTGTTGAGCGGCGATTTACCACCAGCTATGGGGAAGACATCCCTGCATTTTTCTAACAGAAACAGTTTGGTGAGCAGTGGCTATGACAGCATGGTGAGGGACAGCGAGGCCACAGGCAGCAGCACCTCAGCCAGAGACTCAGTCAGCGACAGGAGCGGCTCCCTCCTCAGCGCGGCTCGCAGCGGCCGGCCGTCTCGGAGACGAGGTGGTACAG GTACTCAGCAGCGCCACCTTTCCCATGATTCACCTCTGACCCTGAGACGCTCGGCTAGCGGTCTGCGGTCTCGCTGGATGGATCAAGGAATCCCAGAGGCCTACGAGATCAAGGTCTATGAGATCGACAATGTACAGAGGATGCAGGAAAGAGCAG GGGCCCACATGCTTCAGCGCCAAGCTGAAGCTCCTGGAGCACCGTCAGCAGAGGATCTCCGAAGTCCGAGCCAAATACAACAACCTGAGGAGAGAGCTGGAGCTGGCCAAACGCCGCCTCATGCTGGAGCCCGCCACGTGGAACCACGAGT TCGACCTATGGCAGACGTTCGAGGTGGACTCCCTGGAGCATCTGGAAGCACTTGA